TTTTTTCATCACCCTTGCCATAAGTCGATTCATGGACAAGGACATCGGCATTGACAGCCAGACGCACACTAGCACTGGTTTTGCGGGTATCACCAAGAATAGTGATAATCTTACCTGGACGTGAGGCTGAGATATAGTCTGCTGCCTTGATTTCAGTACCGTCTTCCAAAACAACATCCTGACCGTTTTTAATTTTACCAAAAAGCGGGCCAAATGGGACGCCAGCAGCCTTGAGTTTTTCAGCATCCAGAGTGCCTTCTAGGTCCTTTTGCATGACACGGTAGCCCACACAGAAAATAGTGTGATCCAGCTCTTCTGCATATACCGTGAATTTATCGGTTTCAAGGATTTTGCCTAGAGAATCTTGGTCAAACTCATGAAAATGAATACGGTAAGGCAGGCGCGAACCTGACACACGAAGGCTGGTTAAGACAAATGACTTGATCCCTTGGGGTCCATAAATTTCCAAATCTGTCTGCTCCTCATTGGCTTGAAAGGCACGACTCGAAAGAAAACCTGGCAAGCCAAAAATATGGTCTCCGTGCAAGTGGGTGATAAAGATTTTGCTGACCTTACGTGGTCGAATCGTGGTTTCCAGAATGCGATTTTGCGTTCCTTCTCCACAGTCAAAGAGCCAGACTTCGTTAATTTCGTCCAAGAGTTTTAGGGCAAGACTTGAAACGTTGCGGGCTTTAGAGGGCTGACCTGCCCCCGTTCCTAAAAATTGAATATCCATTCGATACTTTCTAATTAATCAATATATAACATAGCAGTTCTATTTTCCGAGCGGTAATAAAATTTGCCAGAGAACGCTCTAGCTTCTTGTAGTAAATCCTCTTGGCTATAACCTTTGAGACGCATACGACCATCTGCCAAGCTTTCCAAATCTGTCAAAGCTGTGAGACTTTCAACATTAACAACTTCCTCTTCTCCGATTACTTTCATGTAAATTTTCCCAGACTCCTCAAAAACCAGCTGATGATGAAAAATTTGCGCAATCTCAAAGAGTAATTCATCTGTAATGGCTTCCTCGTGTTCAGAGAAAATCCGACCAAGACCTTCTTTCTCGTAGCAAAAACCAAAGGATTTACCAGACAGATTAAGACGAATAAAGGGCTTGCTTTCTTCCATGAAATTTGGCTCAGCATTGTAGAGGTTTAATTCTTTACTGACTTCCGCAAAATAATCGGTCGCAGCCTCGGGACTCTTTTTCTGGTAGAGTTCTGCAAAGTAGGCATTCACTACGCTAGGCGGAGGAGTGATAAGGGCTAGCTGTTCCTCTTCAGACCTACCAGCTAAAAGCTGATCCAGATAGACCTTGTCCAGACTTGTATAGCCCCCATATTTTAGAGCCAACGTTTTAATATCGGTCATAAAATTCCTCTAATCTCCATTTATTTTTCTCAGAAATGAAGCCTATGATGACTTCGCCGTCATCTTGGTAGTCACGTTCTTCTAGGATAGCAACACTCTCCAAATCATGAATCTTGTAAGACTTAGAAAAAGGCACGTGTAGGGTAAAGGCTTCAAAAATATCCTTGATTTTCTCTAGCAATAAAGTCTGCAACTGTTCTCGACTATCCTTAGATTTAGCAGAAATGAGGGCATAAGGCGTTTGAGTAGGTGTGAAATCCTCCACCAAATCCGCTTTATTATAAAGGGTCAAGCGAGGAATATCCTCCATGTCCAAGTCTTTCATGATGGAAAGAACTGTTTTTTCATGCTCCTCGTGATAAGGATTGCTAGCATCGATAACATGAACCAGAAGATCAACATGCTTGCTTTCTTCCAAGGTTGACTTAAAACTGGACACCAATTCGGTTGGTAGGTCTTGAATAAATCCAACGGTATCTGTCAAGGTTACCTGTAGATTGCCACCAAGATGGATGCTCTTAGTTGTCGCATCCAGAGTTGCAAAAAGCTCATCTGCTTCATACTGGGTCTTGCTAGTCAAGGTGTTCATGATAGTTGATTTACCAGCATTAGTATAACCAATCAAACCAATCTTAAAGGTGCTGGACTCCAGACGTTTTTCTCTGACTGTCGCCCGATTTTTCTCAACCACCTTGAGCTGGCGCTCGATATCTGTAATCTGGTTGCGAACACTCCGACGGTTTAGCTCCAGCTGACTTTCACCTGGACCACGGGAACCAATTCCCCCTGCCTGACGGCTGAGCATAATCCCTTGACCAACCAAACGAGGCAAGAGGTATTTTAGCTGGGCTAGGTGGACTTGAAGCTTCCCTTCATGGCTTCGAGCTCGCATGGCAAAGATATCCAAAATCAACTGCATCCGGTCAATGACCTTAACACCGAGAACTTCCTCTAAATTAACATTTTGCCTTGGCGTCAGACGGTTGTTGACGATGACTGTCGTGATTTCTTCTGCGTCCACCATTTGAGCTATTTCTTCCAACTTACCTGAGCCGACGAAGGTCTTGGAATCATATTTTTCACGTTTTTGTCTGTAACTATCGACTACAACTGCACCAGCCGTCTTAGCCAGACTAGCCAGCTCTTCCATGGAGAGGTCAAAATTGTCCATGCCCTGCAATTCCACACCAATCAGCAGGACTCGCTCTTCTTTTTTCTCCGTTTCAATCATTTAAAAACTCCTCTATCTGGCTTAAAATGCGGTCCTGCACACCAGCTTCTCCAATCTGATAAAAGGTCACCTGCATGCGATTACGGAACCAGGTCAACTGACGCTTGGCAAATCGGCGAGTCGCCTGTTTGAGGCTGTCACTAGCTTCTTCCAAAGACTGCTCTCCACGAAAATAAGGAAAGAGTTCCTTGTAACCAATCCCTTTAGCAGCCTGAACATCTGGATAATGGTCAAAGAGCCACTTGGCTTCGTCTAAAAGTCCAGCTTCAAACATCAGGTCCACTCGGTGATTGATACGTTCATAGAGTTGACTACGTTCATCATCCAAACAAATAATCAGTGGTTCATATAAACTTTCTTGATTTTCTAAGTCTTGACCAAAATGGGCAATTTCCAAGGCACGCATGGCACGACGACGATTAAACTGGGGAATTTCAAGGCC
This window of the Streptococcus sp. 116-D4 genome carries:
- the rnz gene encoding ribonuclease Z — protein: MDIQFLGTGAGQPSKARNVSSLALKLLDEINEVWLFDCGEGTQNRILETTIRPRKVSKIFITHLHGDHIFGLPGFLSSRAFQANEEQTDLEIYGPQGIKSFVLTSLRVSGSRLPYRIHFHEFDQDSLGKILETDKFTVYAEELDHTIFCVGYRVMQKDLEGTLDAEKLKAAGVPFGPLFGKIKNGQDVVLEDGTEIKAADYISASRPGKIITILGDTRKTSASVRLAVNADVLVHESTYGKGDEKIARNHGHSTNIQAAQVAVEAGAKRLLLNHISARFLSKDISKLKKDAASIFENVHVVKDLEEVEI
- the miaA gene encoding tRNA (adenosine(37)-N6)-dimethylallyltransferase MiaA, producing the protein MKIKIIVIVGPTAVGKTALAIEVAKRFNGEVVSGDSQQVYRGLDIGTAKASPEEQATVPHHLIDVREVTESYSAFDFVSESKLAIEDIHSRGKLAIIAGGTGLYIQSLLEGYHLGGETPHEEILAYRASLEPYTDEELAHLVEQAGLEIPQFNRRRAMRALEIAHFGQDLENQESLYEPLIICLDDERSQLYERINHRVDLMFEAGLLDEAKWLFDHYPDVQAAKGIGYKELFPYFRGEQSLEEASDSLKQATRRFAKRQLTWFRNRMQVTFYQIGEAGVQDRILSQIEEFLND
- a CDS encoding cystathionine beta-lyase, encoding MTDIKTLALKYGGYTSLDKVYLDQLLAGRSEEEQLALITPPPSVVNAYFAELYQKKSPEAATDYFAEVSKELNLYNAEPNFMEESKPFIRLNLSGKSFGFCYEKEGLGRIFSEHEEAITDELLFEIAQIFHHQLVFEESGKIYMKVIGEEEVVNVESLTALTDLESLADGRMRLKGYSQEDLLQEARAFSGKFYYRSENRTAMLYID
- the hflX gene encoding GTPase HflX codes for the protein MIETEKKEERVLLIGVELQGMDNFDLSMEELASLAKTAGAVVVDSYRQKREKYDSKTFVGSGKLEEIAQMVDAEEITTVIVNNRLTPRQNVNLEEVLGVKVIDRMQLILDIFAMRARSHEGKLQVHLAQLKYLLPRLVGQGIMLSRQAGGIGSRGPGESQLELNRRSVRNQITDIERQLKVVEKNRATVREKRLESSTFKIGLIGYTNAGKSTIMNTLTSKTQYEADELFATLDATTKSIHLGGNLQVTLTDTVGFIQDLPTELVSSFKSTLEESKHVDLLVHVIDASNPYHEEHEKTVLSIMKDLDMEDIPRLTLYNKADLVEDFTPTQTPYALISAKSKDSREQLQTLLLEKIKDIFEAFTLHVPFSKSYKIHDLESVAILEERDYQDDGEVIIGFISEKNKWRLEEFYDRY